The proteins below are encoded in one region of Paralysiella testudinis:
- the lpdA gene encoding dihydrolipoyl dehydrogenase, whose product MSQYDVVVIGAGPGGYIAAIRAAQLGFKTACIDAGKNKAGDAPALGGTCLNVGCIPSKALLQSSENFHAASHDFAEHGIEVDVKNFDAAKMIARKDEIVTKLTGGIGFLFKKNKVDSLHGKGSLKGQNGDAWQIEVDNNGDKQTVEAKQVIIATGSVPRPLPLISIDNINVLDNEGALNLEAVPQKLGVIGSGVIGLEMGSVWKRLGADVTILEAAPAFMAAADQQIAREALKIFTKEQGLKIELGVEISAVSQDKNGVTVNYKLKDAEHSATFDKLIVAIGRIPNTQGLNAAEVGLEIDERGYIKVDADCRTNLPNVWAIGDVVRGPMLAHKASDEGVAVAERIAGQKPHLDFNTIPWVIYTHPEIAWVGKTEEQLKADGVNYKKGQSGFGANGRALGLGMAQGTVKVLADAETDRILGVHMIGPMASELIAEAVMAMEFKASSEDIGRIVHAHPTLSEVLHEAALAADKRALHG is encoded by the coding sequence ATGTCTCAATATGATGTTGTGGTGATTGGCGCCGGCCCCGGCGGCTATATTGCGGCCATTCGTGCTGCGCAACTGGGTTTTAAAACCGCCTGTATCGATGCGGGCAAAAACAAGGCCGGTGATGCCCCGGCGCTGGGCGGCACCTGTTTGAATGTGGGCTGCATCCCTTCCAAGGCCTTGCTACAATCGAGCGAAAACTTCCACGCCGCCAGCCATGATTTTGCCGAACACGGCATTGAGGTGGATGTTAAAAATTTCGATGCCGCCAAAATGATTGCCCGCAAAGATGAGATTGTGACCAAGCTCACCGGCGGCATCGGTTTTTTGTTTAAGAAAAACAAGGTCGACAGCCTGCACGGCAAAGGCAGCCTGAAAGGCCAAAACGGCGATGCATGGCAAATCGAAGTGGATAACAACGGCGACAAGCAAACCGTGGAAGCCAAACAGGTGATTATCGCCACCGGCTCGGTGCCACGCCCGCTGCCCTTAATCAGCATCGATAATATCAATGTGTTGGACAACGAAGGTGCGCTCAATTTGGAAGCGGTGCCGCAAAAACTGGGTGTAATCGGCTCTGGTGTGATTGGTTTGGAAATGGGCTCGGTGTGGAAGCGCTTGGGTGCCGACGTTACCATTCTGGAAGCGGCGCCCGCCTTTATGGCCGCGGCCGACCAACAAATCGCCCGCGAAGCGTTGAAAATTTTCACCAAAGAGCAAGGGCTGAAAATCGAGCTGGGGGTGGAAATCAGCGCGGTGAGCCAAGACAAAAACGGCGTTACCGTGAACTACAAGCTCAAAGATGCCGAGCACAGCGCCACTTTCGACAAATTGATTGTGGCCATCGGCCGCATTCCCAATACTCAAGGGCTGAATGCCGCTGAAGTGGGGCTGGAAATCGATGAACGCGGCTACATCAAAGTAGATGCCGATTGTCGCACCAATTTGCCCAATGTGTGGGCGATTGGCGACGTGGTGCGCGGTCCGATGTTGGCACACAAAGCCAGCGATGAAGGCGTGGCCGTGGCCGAGCGCATTGCCGGGCAAAAGCCGCATTTGGATTTCAACACCATTCCGTGGGTGATTTACACCCACCCCGAAATCGCTTGGGTGGGCAAAACCGAAGAGCAGCTTAAAGCCGATGGCGTGAACTACAAAAAAGGCCAATCCGGCTTTGGCGCCAATGGCCGCGCTTTGGGCTTGGGCATGGCGCAAGGCACGGTAAAAGTGCTGGCCGATGCCGAAACCGACCGCATTTTGGGCGTACACATGATTGGCCCGATGGCGTCTGAATTGATTGCCGAAGCGGTGATGGCGATGGAATTCAAAGCCAGCAGCGAAGACATCGGCCGCATCGTTCACGCCCATCCCACCTTGTCCGAAGTGCTGCACGAAGCGGCATTGGCGGCAGATAAACGGGCATTGCACGGCTAA